In the Daphnia pulicaria isolate SC F1-1A chromosome 2, SC_F0-13Bv2, whole genome shotgun sequence genome, one interval contains:
- the LOC124325946 gene encoding valine--tRNA ligase-like isoform X2, translated as MNGKDTYWFPGCDHAGIATQAIVEKNLKSQNLTREQLGRDKFVEEIWKWKHEKQDIIYQQLKGLGSTLNWDKAVFTMDPKLCYAVNEAFIRLHQKGKIYRKESLVNWSCQLRSAISDIEVDHQSIDGPQGISVPGYDKPVTFGYIYKFDYKLSDSDERIAVSTTRPETILGDMAIAVNPEDVRYSKYIGRSVVHPIRHDKLPIIADSMVDQEFGTGAVKVTPAHDQKDYEIAVRHGIEMLSIFDNQGIANKNCSEFSGLPRFELREKMIQFLRDNNLLNSILPHQMSVPRCSRSGDVIEPLLRPQWFVDTQEMAQRAMEAVKSGNLKIHPPHFENVWFEWLGNIRDWCISRQLWWGHRVPAYRFAGENDATWIAAHNFQQAVELAKHQNLPFSTVSQDEDVLDTWFSSSLFPFSVCGWPEQTIDLKNLFPLNLMETGHDILFFWVARMVMMSLELTGELPFKEVLLHGIICDSQGRKMSKSLGNVIDPLDIVYGSSLKCLEDQLESSLKKGHLSSKEFEKAMTEKRVTFPDGIPQTGSDALRFTLCSYNVKSHFINLDMATLKKNRLFCNKIWQATRFLFQLLDETFPQKSSNEIYLRKDPIHSSLINQWIMNGLDKMVSQVNSAMSRYDFHHATDALYTFLYGSLCDVYLEAIKPLTGVDKQESAHVLAICLDVALRCLAPFMPFISEELYQRLHKKLADHGIQSPRSMSILIAKYPVKDEFAIWKNAELEQNVDLILRVVTELRNVKVEYGLAKSKPEAILICSSENILSKSDQYSKLMATIGGLESVTICEERRLQNSKEKVWVSRTVDSCSVHVNIAGMVDLRAELKKNQDKMRKLVDKLSRMEANMNSSSYQLSAPSHVQDIHRQKADSLRNEINSLKLYAQKLDEL; from the exons ATGAATGGGAAAGATACATACTGGTTTCCAGGATGTGACCATGCTGGAATAGCTACACAAGCTATAGttgagaaaaatttgaaatctcaAAACCTGACACGTGAGCAGCTGGGTCGTGACAAATTTGTTGAAGAAATTTGGAAGTGGAAACATGAAAAACAAGACATCATTTATCAGCAGTTAAAAGGATTAGGTTCAACCTTGAATTGGGACAAAGCAGTCTTTACAATGGATCCA AAACTTTGTTATGCAGTTAATGAAGCGTTTATTCGACTtcaccaaaaaggaaaaatttatcGGAAGGAAAGCCTAGTGAATTGGTCTTGTCAGTTGCGATCTGCCATTTCAGACATCGAAGTTGATCACCAGTCGATTGATGGGCCACAGGGAATATCCGTCCCAGGATATGATAAACCAGTCACGTTCGGCTATATTTATAAGTTTGACTACAAATTGTCTGACTCCGATGAACGTATCGCGGTGTCCACGACTAGAccag AAACTATTTTGGGTGATATGGCAATCGCAGTCAATCCTGAAGACGTACGCTACAGCAAATACATCGGTAGATCAGTTGTTCATCCAATTCGCCACGATAAATTACCTATTATTGCTGATTCTATGGTTGATCAGGAATTTGGAACAG GTGCTGTAAAGGTTACTCCGGCACATGATCAAAAAGATTATGAAATAGCAGTGCGTCATGGTATTGAAATGCTTAGCATTTTCGACAATCAGGGAATAGCAAATAAAAACTGCAGCGAATTCAGC GGACTACCTCGGTTTGAACTGAGGGAAAAGATGATACAATTTTTACGCGATAATAACCTGTTGAACAGTATTTTACCTCACCAAATGAGTGTACCACGGTGTAGTCGATCTGGCGATGTAATTGAACCCCTTTTAAGACCGCAG tggTTCGTTGACACACAAGAGATGGCGCAAAGAGCCATGGAAGCGGTCAAAAGtggcaatttaaaaattcatcctcCTCATTTTGAAAACGTCTGGTTTGAATGGCTCGGCAATATTAGAGATTGGTGCATCTCGCGTCAACTTTGGTGGGGTCATCGTGTACCTGCTTATCGTTTTGCTGGAGAAAATGATGCAACTTGGATCGCAGCGCATAATTTCCAGCAAGCTGTCGAACTCGCCAAACATCAAAATCTTCCCTTTTCAACAGTCAGTCAAGATGAAGACGTACTCGATACGTGGTTTTCTTCGTcgctctttcctttttcagtCTGTGGATGGCCTGAACAA ACGATTGATCTCAAAAATTTATTCCCACTTAATTTGATGGAAACAGGACACGACATTCTATTTTTCTGGGTTGCTCGTATGGTAATGATGAGTCTGGAACTAACCGGAGAGTTACCATTCAAG GAAGTTCTTTTGCACGGCATCATTTGCGATAGTCAAGGGCGCAAAATGTCAAAATCTTTGGGGAATGTGATCGATCCGTTGGATATAGTTTATGGTTCATCCCTAAAA TGCTTGGAAGATCAACTGGAATCCAGCCTCAAAAAAGGGCATCtttcttcaaaagaatttgaaaaggctATGACAGAAAAGAGGGTTACATTTCCTGACGGAATACCACAAACGGGATCTGACGCTTTGAGATTTACCCTTTGCTCCTACAATGTTAAAA GTCATTTTATTAACCTGGACATGGCgactttaaagaaaaaccgcCTTTTTTGCAACAAAATATGGCAGGCTACTCGGTTTTTGTTTCAGCTTTTGGATGAAACATTTCCGCAAAAAAGCTCAAACGAAATTTATTTGCGAAAGGATCCGATCCATTCGTCCCTCATAAATCAATGGATTATGAATGGCCTGGATAAAATGGTCAGCCAAGTCAACAGTGCAATGTCGAGATACGATTTCCATCACGCCACGGATGCACTCTACACTTTTTTGTATGGGAGTCTTTGCGATGTTTACCTAGAAGCTATCAAACCTTTAACTGGGGTGGATAAACAAGAATCTGCCCATGTTCTTGCAATTTGCTTAGATGTGGCACTTCGCTGTTTGGCCCCTTTTATGCCTTTCATTA GCGAAGAGCTTTATCAGCGCCTGCATAAGAAACTTGCCGATCATGGAATCCAATCGCCACGATCCATGAGCATTCTTATTGCTAAATATCCCGTGAAAGATGAG TTTGCTATATGGAAAAATGCCGAGCTTGAACAAAATGTCGATTTAATCTTACGGGTCGTCACAGAATTACGAAATGTGAAAGTGGAGTACGGATTAGCCAAGTCAAAGCCAGAAg ccaTCCTCATCTGCTCATCCGAGAATATTTTAAGTAAAAGCGATCAGTATTCCAAGCTTATGGCAACTATTGGTGGTCTGGAATCTGTGACTATTTGTGAGGAGCGGCGTCTACAAAattcgaaagaaaaagtctGGGTATCTCGTACAGTTGATAGTTGCTCTGTTCATGTCAATATTGCAGGGATGGTTGATTTGCGAGCGGAGCTTaagaaaaatcaagataaGATGAGGAAACTTGTCGATAAACTTTCTCGGATGGAAGCTAATATGAACTCATCTTCATACCAACTGAGTGCTCCATCTCATGTGCAAGACATTCACCGACAAAAAGCTGATTCGTTGCGAAACGAAATTAACAGTTTAAAATTATATGCCCAAAAGTTAGACGAACTGTAA
- the LOC124327562 gene encoding 40S ribosomal protein S20-like: MAYKDTGKPVAEEAVIHKIRITLTSRNVPSLEKVCSELVGAAKDKNLRVKGPVRMPTKTLRITTRKTPCGEGSKTWDRFQMRIHKRIIDLQSPAEIVKQITSFSIEPGVEVEVTIADA, encoded by the exons ATG GCCTACAAGGACACTGGTAAACCGGTGGCTGAAGAGGCTGTAATTCACAAGATCCGAATTACATTGACATCCCGCAATGTTCCATCTCTCGAGAAAG TGTGCTCCGAGTTGGTTGGTGCTGCTAAGGACAAGAACCTCCGCGTGAAGGGACCCGTCCGCATGCCTACCAAGACTCTGCGCATCACTACTCGTAAGACTCCTTGTGGTGAGGGATCAAAGACTTGGGACAG ATTCCAAATGCGTATTCACAAACGCATCATTGATCTCCAGAGCCCAGCCGAGATCGTTAAGCAGATCACATCTTTCTCGATTGAGCCTGGCGTCGAGGTTGAAGTTACCATTGCTGACGCTTAA
- the LOC124325946 gene encoding valine--tRNA ligase-like isoform X1, whose protein sequence is MWKRAPKQLFPLSYRSCATINLPKNVNSDMPKAYSPALVEGKWYEWWESNSFFKQHRPLSSSEKFSMVLPPPNITGTLHIGHALTCAIQDSLVCWNRMNGKDTYWFPGCDHAGIATQAIVEKNLKSQNLTREQLGRDKFVEEIWKWKHEKQDIIYQQLKGLGSTLNWDKAVFTMDPKLCYAVNEAFIRLHQKGKIYRKESLVNWSCQLRSAISDIEVDHQSIDGPQGISVPGYDKPVTFGYIYKFDYKLSDSDERIAVSTTRPETILGDMAIAVNPEDVRYSKYIGRSVVHPIRHDKLPIIADSMVDQEFGTGAVKVTPAHDQKDYEIAVRHGIEMLSIFDNQGIANKNCSEFSGLPRFELREKMIQFLRDNNLLNSILPHQMSVPRCSRSGDVIEPLLRPQWFVDTQEMAQRAMEAVKSGNLKIHPPHFENVWFEWLGNIRDWCISRQLWWGHRVPAYRFAGENDATWIAAHNFQQAVELAKHQNLPFSTVSQDEDVLDTWFSSSLFPFSVCGWPEQTIDLKNLFPLNLMETGHDILFFWVARMVMMSLELTGELPFKEVLLHGIICDSQGRKMSKSLGNVIDPLDIVYGSSLKCLEDQLESSLKKGHLSSKEFEKAMTEKRVTFPDGIPQTGSDALRFTLCSYNVKSHFINLDMATLKKNRLFCNKIWQATRFLFQLLDETFPQKSSNEIYLRKDPIHSSLINQWIMNGLDKMVSQVNSAMSRYDFHHATDALYTFLYGSLCDVYLEAIKPLTGVDKQESAHVLAICLDVALRCLAPFMPFISEELYQRLHKKLADHGIQSPRSMSILIAKYPVKDEFAIWKNAELEQNVDLILRVVTELRNVKVEYGLAKSKPEAILICSSENILSKSDQYSKLMATIGGLESVTICEERRLQNSKEKVWVSRTVDSCSVHVNIAGMVDLRAELKKNQDKMRKLVDKLSRMEANMNSSSYQLSAPSHVQDIHRQKADSLRNEINSLKLYAQKLDEL, encoded by the exons ATGTGGAAACGGGCCCCTAAACAACTATTTCCCTTATCATACAGATCTTGTGCTACAATAAATTTACCAAAAA ATGTCAATAGTGATATGCCGAAAGCTTATTCGCCTGCCTTAGTAGAAGGAAAGTGGTATGAATGGTGGGAGTCTAACTCATTTTTTAAGCAGCATAGGCCTTTATCATCCAGTGAAAAGTTTTCCATGGTTCTTCCTCCACCAAACATTACTGGTACTCTCCATATTGGACATGCCTTAACATGTGCCATTCAGGATTCTCTAGTTTGCTG GAATAGAATGAATGGGAAAGATACATACTGGTTTCCAGGATGTGACCATGCTGGAATAGCTACACAAGCTATAGttgagaaaaatttgaaatctcaAAACCTGACACGTGAGCAGCTGGGTCGTGACAAATTTGTTGAAGAAATTTGGAAGTGGAAACATGAAAAACAAGACATCATTTATCAGCAGTTAAAAGGATTAGGTTCAACCTTGAATTGGGACAAAGCAGTCTTTACAATGGATCCA AAACTTTGTTATGCAGTTAATGAAGCGTTTATTCGACTtcaccaaaaaggaaaaatttatcGGAAGGAAAGCCTAGTGAATTGGTCTTGTCAGTTGCGATCTGCCATTTCAGACATCGAAGTTGATCACCAGTCGATTGATGGGCCACAGGGAATATCCGTCCCAGGATATGATAAACCAGTCACGTTCGGCTATATTTATAAGTTTGACTACAAATTGTCTGACTCCGATGAACGTATCGCGGTGTCCACGACTAGAccag AAACTATTTTGGGTGATATGGCAATCGCAGTCAATCCTGAAGACGTACGCTACAGCAAATACATCGGTAGATCAGTTGTTCATCCAATTCGCCACGATAAATTACCTATTATTGCTGATTCTATGGTTGATCAGGAATTTGGAACAG GTGCTGTAAAGGTTACTCCGGCACATGATCAAAAAGATTATGAAATAGCAGTGCGTCATGGTATTGAAATGCTTAGCATTTTCGACAATCAGGGAATAGCAAATAAAAACTGCAGCGAATTCAGC GGACTACCTCGGTTTGAACTGAGGGAAAAGATGATACAATTTTTACGCGATAATAACCTGTTGAACAGTATTTTACCTCACCAAATGAGTGTACCACGGTGTAGTCGATCTGGCGATGTAATTGAACCCCTTTTAAGACCGCAG tggTTCGTTGACACACAAGAGATGGCGCAAAGAGCCATGGAAGCGGTCAAAAGtggcaatttaaaaattcatcctcCTCATTTTGAAAACGTCTGGTTTGAATGGCTCGGCAATATTAGAGATTGGTGCATCTCGCGTCAACTTTGGTGGGGTCATCGTGTACCTGCTTATCGTTTTGCTGGAGAAAATGATGCAACTTGGATCGCAGCGCATAATTTCCAGCAAGCTGTCGAACTCGCCAAACATCAAAATCTTCCCTTTTCAACAGTCAGTCAAGATGAAGACGTACTCGATACGTGGTTTTCTTCGTcgctctttcctttttcagtCTGTGGATGGCCTGAACAA ACGATTGATCTCAAAAATTTATTCCCACTTAATTTGATGGAAACAGGACACGACATTCTATTTTTCTGGGTTGCTCGTATGGTAATGATGAGTCTGGAACTAACCGGAGAGTTACCATTCAAG GAAGTTCTTTTGCACGGCATCATTTGCGATAGTCAAGGGCGCAAAATGTCAAAATCTTTGGGGAATGTGATCGATCCGTTGGATATAGTTTATGGTTCATCCCTAAAA TGCTTGGAAGATCAACTGGAATCCAGCCTCAAAAAAGGGCATCtttcttcaaaagaatttgaaaaggctATGACAGAAAAGAGGGTTACATTTCCTGACGGAATACCACAAACGGGATCTGACGCTTTGAGATTTACCCTTTGCTCCTACAATGTTAAAA GTCATTTTATTAACCTGGACATGGCgactttaaagaaaaaccgcCTTTTTTGCAACAAAATATGGCAGGCTACTCGGTTTTTGTTTCAGCTTTTGGATGAAACATTTCCGCAAAAAAGCTCAAACGAAATTTATTTGCGAAAGGATCCGATCCATTCGTCCCTCATAAATCAATGGATTATGAATGGCCTGGATAAAATGGTCAGCCAAGTCAACAGTGCAATGTCGAGATACGATTTCCATCACGCCACGGATGCACTCTACACTTTTTTGTATGGGAGTCTTTGCGATGTTTACCTAGAAGCTATCAAACCTTTAACTGGGGTGGATAAACAAGAATCTGCCCATGTTCTTGCAATTTGCTTAGATGTGGCACTTCGCTGTTTGGCCCCTTTTATGCCTTTCATTA GCGAAGAGCTTTATCAGCGCCTGCATAAGAAACTTGCCGATCATGGAATCCAATCGCCACGATCCATGAGCATTCTTATTGCTAAATATCCCGTGAAAGATGAG TTTGCTATATGGAAAAATGCCGAGCTTGAACAAAATGTCGATTTAATCTTACGGGTCGTCACAGAATTACGAAATGTGAAAGTGGAGTACGGATTAGCCAAGTCAAAGCCAGAAg ccaTCCTCATCTGCTCATCCGAGAATATTTTAAGTAAAAGCGATCAGTATTCCAAGCTTATGGCAACTATTGGTGGTCTGGAATCTGTGACTATTTGTGAGGAGCGGCGTCTACAAAattcgaaagaaaaagtctGGGTATCTCGTACAGTTGATAGTTGCTCTGTTCATGTCAATATTGCAGGGATGGTTGATTTGCGAGCGGAGCTTaagaaaaatcaagataaGATGAGGAAACTTGTCGATAAACTTTCTCGGATGGAAGCTAATATGAACTCATCTTCATACCAACTGAGTGCTCCATCTCATGTGCAAGACATTCACCGACAAAAAGCTGATTCGTTGCGAAACGAAATTAACAGTTTAAAATTATATGCCCAAAAGTTAGACGAACTGTAA